The Drosophila bipectinata strain 14024-0381.07 chromosome 3L, DbipHiC1v2, whole genome shotgun sequence region GAATCGGTTTAGGCGTACTTGGGGGCGTATTTCTCGTACACCTTCACGTAGGCCTCCTTGGCGGCATCCTTGGAGAGTCCCTTGTTGGCGGCCCAGGCTTCGTACTTGGCCTTGCCCTTCAGGTCCAGGGCTCCGGGCTTCTCGATGTTCACATCGCCAGCGGTGGCCTGCTTGAAGAAACCGTAGAACTCCAGGAACTCGGCATCGGTGGGCTTCTTGGAGAACTTCTTGGCGAGTTCAGTAGCTTCCTCAAACTATAAAAACAATATGAGAAAAATTCTTAACAAAAtcctttaaaaatagttttctttttaaatacttACAGACACCATTTTGTAAGATTTGGATTATTCTTTTTAACGCTATATTCAagttaaaaaatgtaattaattatataatcCGACAGGAATCTTTTGCCAATGACCTTACCTCTTCAAAAAGGCAAAGACGAGTGAATATTTTTGCACCTTTCGCTGGCGTTTTTATAGCTTCAAGGCTCCACTTTTCTCCTAGGGTTTtccgtttatttttttaagaccaATATTTCCCATTTTGCTGATTATTTGCCGATATGAATATCTTTATTTCGCCAATTTACTGCCCAACTACAAGAAGGGGTACATTGTCAAAGGTAGCGATATCGGAGATAGCCCCCGGATACACTTATCGTTTATTGCACCGCTGACCATGTCGTTTTAGCCAAGGGCACACTGTAGATAGATCCTCCTCTGGACTCTGAAACTTTTACGATAAGCCATATATAATGACGAAGTTCTTCGTTTGCTACTCAAACATATAATAATaagattaataaaaatgtttttgattGTATAATGGTATTAATCATTTGATGAAAAGAGTTACGTGGCCTTTGGTGATGCAACTGCTGATGCTAGTTGCCTAATTCTTCGATTTAACTTTAATATATATGTTGGAAGAATTGGATATTAAAAGAGCTTCACACGAAATCCTTACTTCAGAAATACAGGATAATGCGATAAAATCGATTAAATATTCACAATAAACTAAAAAgtcatttgtttatttatgtttatgaataaactttttattttttattaactaaataaaataaaattggagTTACTAAAACTACTTAACATATTGCAGTCAAAATTCCGTTCGACGAATACAAGTATCTCATCATCCAAAAAGTATGCTTTAATTTTTGCAGTATTTCTACATTTGTAAAATGGCGTTCAGTTTACATAATGGCGTCAGCTTATTTGAACATGTTGGGcccaaaaactaaaacatCTGACTAACAAGAAGTGACTAATATAGTgattttatattatcataaatactttattatttatatgttTTAACTTGCGTTAAAAACCAACATTGTGCCCAAGCAAAGTCTATtgatttgtttaaatattttaatctcGCGATAATGTATTTATATTAGCTAATAAATAGAGCTCTTAAAAcggctataaaaataaactaagtactcctaatcaaaacaaaataatcataaattaGTATTACCCAAAAGGTGTATGGCTGCATAATTAGATTGTACAGTAATTGGGTATTGGAATTCAAAAGGAAATTGGTTTTTCTCTATAGATTTTGATAATGGCTGGAGATTTCCATGAATCACTGACACTAAGTGGACAAAATTTCCGGAACCATACCAAAATATTagttatataaattaaatatttttaataaaccaaaaattccCAATTCCCATATATTTGATAAGGCCTTATCAAATCAAGATGGAGTTTAATTGAATGATCTCACCCGATGACTTAAGGGACTAACAGTAACAAGAGGAATAATTAAGGTAAATGCATAGGGCTTTggtttattataaaattacaataaatacACTGAGTTTCAACAAATATCCACATGCATAGATTAGAGAAAGGGTTCAACGAGGGAATAAGAGTAGATCCATCTTATTCGTACTTGGGGGCGTACTTCTTGTAGACCTCGATGTAGTAGGCCTTGGCATCGTCGGCGGTCAGACCGGCCTTGCTCTTCCAGGCGTTGTAGCGGGCCTTCTTCTCCTCATCCTCCGGCTCCTCGATGTTGCAGTCACCAACGGTGGCCTGCTTGTAGTAGCCGTAGAACTCGAGGAACTCCTCCTTGGTGGGCAAGTTCTTGAAGCTCTTGGCCTTCTCGACGATCTCCTCAAACTGTGGATAGACTTCTATCAGTAATTGTCCTGCTTGGTAGCCCGAGGGCAGTTAACTTACGGTGGGCATGTTGGCAGTTGGTAGTTGGTAGTTGAGTGGCAAACACAAACAATCTGTGCGGATCGGGTGAGGGACACCGTTTATATATTGGCAAACATGGCTCACACCTTCCGCTAATCTAATCACCCACCCCACACTGCATTTGTAGTTCCCACTGGGCTTATCGTAAAAGTGTGTAATCGCCCAAGTGAGAGCTCCTCTTGACTGCCTTTGGAGCTATGTATAATTAGTGAGTTCGGTGGCTTATCGGCCCTCTTGCACTTGCCAAAAAATAGACTGAGCCATATGCATATATGACTATGTACCCGCACTATCTTCTCGCCCGATAAGACTCGCCCGGCCCACAGAAAAGTGATGAGTTGGACCGGCATGGGCAGAAATCTCGATTAATTAATGGTTAGCGTATTTTATTGACACCCAATTCACGTGAGTCAGTGGTATCTGAGCCTATCATAGTGAAGTCGCACGATCTATAGTGGTACTAATAATAGTACCCCCGCCAGGTGCTCCGATAGTGCTATCTAGCTTTAAAGTTTCCACCGCATatctggaaaaatattaattaacaaaaataaactccGGTCTCCAAATGTAGATACAAAATTGGGCAATGCAGCTGTCCCGAACGCTCgtattcaaattaattaaatttcggGACTATAAAAGGCCCTACTTGGCGGTGGGAACTAACTTAGTATCACTCCGGAAACTATTTTAGCAAGATGGTCAGTTTTGAGGAAGCCGCCGAACTCGCCAAGAACTTCACCAAGAAGCCCACCGACTCCGAATTCCTGGAGTTCTACGGTCTCTTCAAACAGGCCACCGTGGGCGACGTTAACATCGAGAAGCCGGGCGTCTTTGATCTCAAGAAGAAGGCCATGTACGAGGCCTGGAACTCCAACAAGGGTCTGTCCCAGGAGGCCGCCAAGGAGGCCTACGTGAAGGTGTACGAGAAGTACGCCCCCAAGTACGCCTAAGCCAGGATCTAGGATtattctctctctctgtcaGTCGCTAAAAATATACTCGAACCTTACCGCTAAACTACTAGAACCGGCTCGTCATTTTTAGTAGGCTGCCTCGGATTGGGGCATTGCAACGATGGCGGCGATGAGTGGCTTGGCCTGGCCCGCCTTCATCAGCATCACCCGTATCTGGGAGTTGTCCGGATTTAGGGTGGCTGGGGGCAGCTTATCCATTGAATCCAGCACTGCTACCACCTCGAAATCAACCCTCAGGGGCACGCCGGGTAGCACGCTGGGCAAGCGGGCCAGAGTCTGCTGGATGGCGTAGTGCCTCCTGTCCGCATGGAGGAGCACCACCAGATTTGAGGCCATTTTAAAGGTCGACAGGTTCTGAACAGTGAGGTAGAGGCGAAAGGCAGGCCCACTGCCGCATACTTCGGCGGAGAGTTTGACGGGGGCGTGGGTCAGGTCTCCGGATATGGTGCTTTCCGACGAGTTGATGGCATCGATGGTGGCGCGAGCGGCGGTGTGGCGGACCCGCCAGAGCTCCACCTGAAAACTGCCATAAGTGGCTGCAAAAAGGATAAAGATTAGTGGTCGATTTCCGGAGCTAGAGAAGAAgtttccaaaaataataaaatatatgacCCACTGGCCTTATTTTGGTCATAATCATATTTTTAGGAAGAACCCAGGAAAGGGTTTTTGGTAAGTTGATTCATTCTATAATCTTGATTCATATATGTCGCCGAGCGATATCGGTTTCGAGTGAATAAGGCGAGTATAGATTACCAAGACCTAGTGGAAAAAAACAGTAGCCAACCAAACACATTGAAGAGTTAAGATTGATGactttttccactaaaaataaattctaaatATTCAAATAGCTATTTCCGGGTGATAAATACCTTTCGCTTGTTGTTTCTCCCTCGCCGCTTGTTCCACGAAAATAGAACTCTTCTTGGGTTTGTCCAAAATCGAGGCATCCGCAATGGAGTTCTGATCTCCTCTATGCCGTCTATTTCCAAGATCCTCCGGTCGCGGCTCGAATCGTGAAACCCTTCGCAGGATCTTAACCACAATCTCACCGCTTTGGGTGACCAGGGTGAGCACATGGTCCTCCATGCCCATACGCCCGTATAGCATGGCATCCACTGTCTCCTTCAGAGCGAACTCATCCACCTGGTAGCGCTGAAGGTAGAACTTGACCACGCCCCCCTTAAGGGCAATGGCCACCAGGGTGAGTCCTAGGTGGGTGAGGGGTAAGGGTAGAATGCAGACTGGCGGAGCCGGCAGGGCAACCTGGTAGAGCAGCTTTCCGCGCTTGGAATAGCAAACGTAGCGGTTGTCCATCGTGGAGGCAATGATCGTCTGGTCGATGGGAAGGAGCAGGAGTCCTGTGAGCGGGGTTCCCAGCTTAAAGACTTCCTGACCCTCGGGGTGGGACTTGCGCAACAAGTAGACGCCTCCGTTCCGCGTAGCCACAACAATGCAAAAGTCCGCCTCGAAAGTTCCCTGGACAGAAATCATGCTCGGCACGGCGGTCTCGTGGCTGCAGGTCCTGCCCTCATACACTAGGTTGAAGCCCTGCGGCTCCAGGATAAGAATGTTGCCGGTGTCCGTGGCGAGAACGAGATGCGAGGGAGGATTGGCGTCGCTGGAGATGCGTTTGAGGCAGCACATGGCGACAATGTTGCCGACACGACCCACCGGCGAGTCCTTGTGGGTGCTGATGAAGCCCTCGCGCTCCTCCTCGCTTAGCTGGAGAAGTCGCTGCGACTTACGCGACAACTTGGCATGTTCGAGGTCTTTCAGAGAGTCCAGAAGGGCAGGGTGGCTCTCGGTTTTCACCACCGGCAGCTTACGCCATACCTCCTGCTCTAGTTCCTCGGAATCCAGGGCGGGAATGGTGTACTTAAAGTAGGGCTTGAGGTTTCGGTAAAAGAGCACGGACTCGGCGATGGCTACGGCAATCACTGAAAGGAAAAAAAGCAAGGTCACTCAGGACAATTTTAGGGAGACCCCTCCTACCAGGCGTCTTGGGTTCCGATTCGTCAATATAGAGACTCGTGATGGCCGCCGGAATCCCCGGGAGGGTTTGCTCCTGCTTAAGCTTAAGACCTCGAAAAACCTTGAGAGTGGCCGTCGGCTCCTGAGATGTTTCGTCCAGGGAAATGTCCGCCGCCAGAAGGCGGACATATCCATCCCGCTGGACATCACTTAAGGTGAGGCAGCTGGAAAGGGTTGTGATCTTTGGACTATCATCCTCCGTTTCCACATGAAGCCAGTTGGGAGCACCGGCCATGGCAAAACAGGCAGGATATCAAGAATTCCTAGACTGCGGCAGTGCGAAAACTAACAGATGATTCAGTGTTTTGGTTTTTCGCTTTCCTAGCAACCCGGAAACCTAGCAACTGAAGCGGGTTACAGGATATCGAGGTTCCAAAATATTACCACTAtcgaatacatttttatttcgaAGATTcctaaatcaaaaaatttcgAAGTTTCGAAAAATTGCTCAGAAACTAAGAACTATAAAATTacataacaacataaattttTGGCGTCTACTGGAACCTATATCTTTAAAAGTATGCATCTGATATCTCTGAGGTGTACATCAAAAAACTTGTAGAAAGAATATCTTTCAATCGGTATCCAAATCATAGAAACTCTTTTTTGGTCGATTTTTGacaatttttatgattttcaaaaaatcgaaaaaattttaagtttcTCTATTTTACTAGAGAAAGTACTATTGGAAAATATAACTTTTTCTGAGATTGAAATGATACAACATTCTCCGATCAAACAACAAATAACTGAGTTGTGATCATCCAAAGTTCGAAAACTTGGTCGGAAATTGGTCATtagaaaattgaataaaaatattaatttttactcTCTATTAAAACGTGTATTTTCAAAAGTATACATCCGATTTCTTTGAGGATCACATTAAAATACTCCTGGGGAATATATCTTTCATTCTTTATTAAAatctaaattaattaattaatttaataaattaattttttatcgaATTTGGGCaatttttaaggaaaatttcaaaactcttGAGAAAATTTCACATGCTCAGATTTAAGTGAAGAAAGTATTAGTTGTTAATAATAGTTATGCTGAAATCGGAACAGTATTCCAATTTTCGATCAACCAAATAGGAACCAAGTTATGAGCTTCGGAAAAAAAAGCTCAAAAAAAGCCATTTTATACACATTTTATTACACATATCAAATAACTcataagaaaacttaaaaaaataaattcattataaaaaatcatttatttaaattaacgGAAATGCAATATGTTATCGATAAATATATTACGATAGTTTATACGATATATTTCTTGCATCCCTAGATACACCAACAAAAACagccacaaaaataaagaagaggAAGACCGACGCCAGCGTtaagttgttttattttgtagatttaagtgaaaatatttaacttttgtTTTCCGAGTGATGACGGAGCTTAAAGACGAGGTTCAGGTATTCAACAAGGGCGAGATCGTCCTTTGCTACGAGCCTGACAAGTCGAAAAAGAGAGTTTTGTATACCAGCAAGGTTTGTACACACACCGACTCCAGTGCAACCCACACACGCGCCGACAAACGTCAGGCAAACGTCAAAAGAAAAGGGCGCATTTGATTTTTCAGTTAATTAAAAACACTATTGACGCTTTTCCCCTTTAACCGAAAGGTTTTGGCAGTCTTCGAGCGCACCAACGAACATGGCCTGAGGTACTACGACTACAAGATACACTTCCAGGGTTGGCGCCCGTCCTACGACCGCTCGGTGCGGGCCAGTGTTCTTCTGAAAGACAGCGAAGAGAACCGACAGCTTCAGCGAGAACTGGCTGAGGCGGCTCAGCTGCAGATGTGGGTGAATATGGACATAAGGCCTGTTCGTTTATCTAATCCACTTTTCCATTTGCAGAAGGGGCGACTACTCGTACAAGGGCACGCCCGATAAGCCGGCTTCGAAGAAAAAGCGCTCAGGCCGCGGTCTTGGTACCTACGTTGAGGATTCAGCATTTGATCCATTGGATACCACACCtatctccgatcaggaaatgcCGTCCAATAATAGAAGCTCCGGCAGGGGCATTCGCAATAATAGGGACAACAGTGGCGGCCGTAAAGAGAAGGGTTCTGGAGCGCCGGCATCTACCCCTGAGGCTAAACTTAAAACCACCCGAGGACAGGTGGAAGAGATGCCTATGGATGTGCTGGAGCCAGAGGAACGCGTAATGCTGCGCATCAGCGAACGACTACGCGAGTATATGGAATACGACTACAACATGGTAGTGAAGCTGGGCAAGCAGCATGCTATGCCCGCTAAAATACCCATTGTGACCATACTGGAAAACTTTGTTAAACAGCGTGCCGTTGAGCTGGCCATTAGTATTAAGCAGGATAGCTCTCGGGCCAGAAACACTCAAAGCCGGAACGCCCGTATGGAACGGGAATACGACCGAGTAATGTCCAAGTAAGTAAACTTGTGCCTAGTAACATAGGATAGCTTCCGAATTTATGACATCCC contains the following coding sequences:
- the LOC108124877 gene encoding acyl-CoA-binding protein-like, with amino-acid sequence MVSFEEATELAKKFSKKPTDAEFLEFYGFFKQATAGDVNIEKPGALDLKGKAKYEAWAANKGLSKDAAKEAYVKVYEKYAPKYA
- the BBS1 gene encoding BBSome complex member BBS1, translated to MAGAPNWLHVETEDDSPKITTLSSCLTLSDVQRDGYVRLLAADISLDETSQEPTATLKVFRGLKLKQEQTLPGIPAAITSLYIDESEPKTPVIAVAIAESVLFYRNLKPYFKYTIPALDSEELEQEVWRKLPVVKTESHPALLDSLKDLEHAKLSRKSQRLLQLSEEEREGFISTHKDSPVGRVGNIVAMCCLKRISSDANPPSHLVLATDTGNILILEPQGFNLVYEGRTCSHETAVPSMISVQGTFEADFCIVVATRNGGVYLLRKSHPEGQEVFKLGTPLTGLLLLPIDQTIIASTMDNRYVCYSKRGKLLYQVALPAPPVCILPLPLTHLGLTLVAIALKGGVVKFYLQRYQVDEFALKETVDAMLYGRMGMEDHVLTLVTQSGEIVVKILRRVSRFEPRPEDLGNRRHRGDQNSIADASILDKPKKSSIFVEQAAREKQQAKATYGSFQVELWRVRHTAARATIDAINSSESTISGDLTHAPVKLSAEVCGSGPAFRLYLTVQNLSTFKMASNLVVLLHADRRHYAIQQTLARLPSVLPGVPLRVDFEVVAVLDSMDKLPPATLNPDNSQIRVMLMKAGQAKPLIAAIVAMPQSEAAY
- the Acbp6 gene encoding acyl-CoA-binding protein; amino-acid sequence: MPTFEEIVEKAKSFKNLPTKEEFLEFYGYYKQATVGDCNIEEPEDEEKKARYNAWKSKAGLTADDAKAYYIEVYKKYAPKYE
- the msl-3 gene encoding protein male-specific lethal-3 — encoded protein: MTELKDEVQVFNKGEIVLCYEPDKSKKRVLYTSKVLAVFERTNEHGLRYYDYKIHFQGWRPSYDRSVRASVLLKDSEENRQLQRELAEAAQLQIRGDYSYKGTPDKPASKKKRSGRGLGTYVEDSAFDPLDTTPISDQEMPSNNRSSGRGIRNNRDNSGGRKEKGSGAPASTPEAKLKTTRGQVEEMPMDVLEPEERVMLRISERLREYMEYDYNMVVKLGKQHAMPAKIPIVTILENFVKQRAVELAISIKQDSSRARNTQSRNARMEREYDRVMSNVCMLKEVVDGIRIYFEFHVDDHLLYKEEKEYTHNYLTDDNMRNCSIALNNSYDYINPNCDTELLSMDGTPVVSNKSNGVDGGILGDIEYEKQLQKCLLYIVKSTGKNTAHAYDQRTSPFTAAYKLPPEMRGFLCETFNWRLLSAESPPEKSMVFGAPHLARMMIKLPEFLNVSPISNQKLVDLLPHLDSFINYLENHKEWFDKENYVHPTVHQEQLQRELLDSLDQPIKMSA
- the LOC108124870 gene encoding acyl-CoA-binding protein, encoding MVSFEEAAELAKNFTKKPTDSEFLEFYGLFKQATVGDVNIEKPGVFDLKKKAMYEAWNSNKGLSQEAAKEAYVKVYEKYAPKYA